Proteins from a single region of Megalopta genalis isolate 19385.01 chromosome 3, iyMegGena1_principal, whole genome shotgun sequence:
- the ATP8A gene encoding ATPase phospholipid transporting 8A1 isoform X5, with protein MARAPLHSMQPAARGNPRVPSPGSLRPFTPPDLSSIPHMDATPLHGSGVRSNSSSVSGRANESGAQEQTGPYIIGSPINLGSIDNVDNIGLRIDRLPSGRRSTREHIELQESAPPESTSEVGPIRAENGGSQGDDQRSSHQHDSSEERVVFVNAPHQPAKYKNNRITTAKYSILSFVPMFLFEQFRRYSNCFFLFIALMQQIPEVSPTGRYTTLVPLIFILSVSALKEIVEDIKRHRADDEINMREVEVLREGHWQWVQWRHIAVGDVVKVRNNNFFPADLILLSSSEPQGISFIETANLDGETNLKIRQAHPDTASLLDTAELMTFHANIQCEPPNRHLYEFNGVLRETNKQSVAMGPDQILLRGAMLRNTRWVFGVVVYTGHDTKLMQNNTATAPLKRSTLDRMTNTQILMLFFMLLLLCLLSAIFNVVWTKAHGNELWYLEEKINKNFGFNLLTFIILFNNLIPISLQVTLEVVRYVQATFINMDIEMYHAESDTPAMARTSNLNEELGLVNYVFTDKTGTLTKNVMEFKRCSIGGKVYDLPIPMNGDEGGSNINSELIRDIMEGRSVQDSSRPADKKVVNHSKVVDEFMIMLSVCHTVIPEKIDDTIIYHAASPDERALVDGARKFNYVFDNRTPTYVEVIALGERLRYEILNVIEFTSARKRMSVIVKTPDGKIKLFCKGADSVIYERLCPAPVENTDPEQISLDDFRDVTLEHLEMFATDGLRTLCFAVADIPDNFYQWWRETYHNAIISLGNREKMVENAANLIETKLRLLGATAIEDQLQDQVPETIQALLQADINVWVLTGDKQETAINIGYSCKLITHGMPLYIINEQSLDKTREVIIQRCLDFGIDLKCQNEVALVIDGSTLEFALSCDIRMDFLDLCSSCKVVICCRVSPMQKAEVVDLITSNKKAVTLAIGDGANDVAMIQKAHIGVGISGVEGLQAACASDYSIAQFRFLKRLLFVHGAWNYSRMCKLILYSFYKNICLYVIELWFAIYSGWSGQILFERWSIGLYNVVFTAAPPLAMGLFDKVCSAETHLAHPGLYATRNSGVASFNIKVFWVWIANALIHSSLLYWLSLMALKEGVVWSNGRNGGYLVLGNFVYTYVVVTVCAKAGLIMNSWTWVTHLATWGSILLWFLFIFIYSNFWPTLNVGAVMLGNDRMLFSSPVFWLGLVLIPLAVLLLDVTVKAVKNTVWKSVTTAARENEIRKSDPGEIFNSHDYRSSRICVLSRRRRIGDPDGCDQSLRHKSSETRRHVILTITIELLRLRIL; from the exons ATGGCCAGG GCCCCGCTGCATTCAATGCAACCAGCTGCCAGGGGGAACCCCCGGGTTCCCAGTCCTGGCTCGTTGCGTCCCTTCACACCTCCGGATCTCTCTTCTATACCGCATATGGACGCTACACCTCTGCACGGCAGCGGTGTTCGTAGCAATTCTTCATCCGTGAGCGGACGCGCGAACGAAAGCGGGGCACAAGAGCAGACCGGGCCCTACATCATCGGCAGTCCTATCAACCTGGGGAGCATCGACAATGTCGATAACATCGGCCTACGTATAGACCGTTTGCCAAGCGGCCGACGAAGTACACGGGAGCACATCGAGCTGCAGGAGTCTGCACCACCCGAATCCACTTCTGAAG TTGGTCCAATAAGGGCGGAAAATGGCGGATCTCAAGGTGACGATCAGCGATCTTCGCATCAACACGACTCCAGCGAAGAAAGGGTGGTTTTTGTTAATGCCCCGCATCAGCCtgcgaaatataaaaataatcgcaTTACCACCGCGAAGTACTCAATTCTTTCATTTGTACCCATGTTCCTCTTTGAACAATTTCGTCGATATAGTAATTGTTTCTTCCTCTTCATCGCCCTAATGCAG CAAATCCCAGAAGTGTCACCAACAGGACGATATACAACTTTGGTTCCATTAATTTTTATTCTTAGTGTGTCTGCATTGAAAGAAATAGTTGAAGATATT AAAAGGCACAGAGCAGATGATGAAATAAATATGCGTGAAGTGGAGGTTTTGAGAGAAGGACATTGGCAGTGGGTCCAGTGGCGACATATAGCTGTTGGAGACGTGGTTAAG GTTCGCAATAACAATTTCTTCCCTGCTGATTTGATCTTATTATCATCATCAGAGCCACAGGGTATATCTTTCATAGAGACTGCCAATTTGGATGGAGAGACAAATTTAAAGATTCGACAAGCCCATCCTGACACTGCCAGTCTCTTGGATACTGCAGAATTAATGACTTTTCATGCAAATATTCAATGTGAACCGCCAAACAGGCATCTATATGAATTTAATGGCGTGTTACGTGAAACTAATAAACA aAGTGTTGCTATGGGACCTGATCAAATATTACTTCGAGGTGCAATGTTAAGAAACACACGTTGGGTGTTTGGTGTAGTAGTCTACACTGGTCATGATACGAAACTTATGCAGAATAATACTGCAACTGCACCTTTGAAAAGGTCCACTTTAGATCGGATGACCAATACACAGATACTCATGCTATTCTTTATGCTTCTTTTACTGTGCCTCCTATCTGCAATATTTAATGTTGTATGGACGAAGGCACACGGCAATGAATTATGGTATTTAGAAG aaaaaataaataagaatTTTGGGTTTAATCTTCTAacgtttattattttgtttaataatttaataccaATTTCCTTACAAGTTACACTAGAAGTTGTAAGATACGTTCAGGCTACATTTATTAATATGGACATTGAGATGTATCATGCAGAATCAGATACACCTGCGATGGCTCGTACAAGTAATCTTAACGAAGAACTTGGTTTGGTTAATTATGTTTTTACTGACAAAACTGGTACATTGACAAAAAATGTAATGGAATTTAAAAGATGTTCAATCGGTGGCAAGGTGTACGA CTTGCCGATTCCTATGAATGGCGATGAAGGTGGTAGTAATATTAATAGCGAATTAATTAGAGATATCATGGAAGGAAGATCGGTACAAGATTCTTCTCGACCTGCTGATAAAAAGGTTGTGAATCATTCAAAAGTAGTGGATGAATTCATGATCATGCTTTCAGTGTGTCATACTGTTATTCCAGAAAAGATAGATGATACTATTATTTATCATGCTGCATCTCCTG ATGAAAGAGCCTTGGTAGATGGAGCACGTAAATTTAATTATGTGTTCGATAATAGAACACCAACATATGTGGAAGTAATAGCTTTGGGTGAAAGATTACGATACGAAATATTAAATGTGATAGAGTTCACATCAGCTAGGAAAAGAATGTCCGTTATTGTAAAAACACCAGATGGAAAAATTAAACTCTTTTGTAAAGGGGCTGATTCTGTTATTTACGAGAGATTATGTCCAGCACCTGTAGAAAATACTGATCCGGAACAAATCAGTTTAGATGATTTTCGAGATGTAACATTGGAGCATCTGGAAATGTTTGCAACGGATGGCTTACGAACACTTTGTTTTGCCGTTGCTGATATACCTGACAATTTTTATCAA TGGTGGCGTGAAACCTATCATAACGCAATAATCAGTTTAGGAAACCGTGAAAAAATGGTAGAAAATGCTGCTAATcttattgaaacaaaattacGATTATTAGGAGCTACAGCTATCGAAGATCAATTGCAAGATCAG GTGCCAGAAACAATACAAGCTCTTTTACAAGCTGATATTAATGTATGGGTATTAACTGGAGACAAGCAGGAAACTGCTATCAATATTGGATATTCTTGTAAATTAATTACTCATGGAATGCCGTTGTATATTATTAATGAACAATCTCTAGAT AAAACAAGAGAGGTGATCATACAACGTTGTCTTGATTTTGGGATCGATTTGAAATGTCAAAATGAGGTAGCACTTGTCATAGATGGAAGTACTTTAGAATTCGCATTATCCTGTGATATTAGAATGGACTTTTTGGATTTATGTTCGTCTTGCAAAGTTGTTATTTGTTGTAGAGTTTCGCCAATGCAGAAAGCTGAG GTTGTTGATTTAATTACAAGTAATAAAAAGGCTGTAACTCTCGCAATTGGAGACGgtgcaaatgatgtagctatGATCCAAAAGGCTCATATTGGTGTTG GAATTTCTGGCGTTGAAGGTCTTCAAGCAGCTTGTGCTTCTGACTATTCTATTGCACAGTTTCGTTTTCTGAAACGTTTATTGTTTGTCCACGGTGCATGGAACTACAGCAGAATGTGTAAACtgatattatattcattttacaAGAATATTTGCCTGTACGTCATTGAACTATGGTTCGCTATTTATTCCGGCTGGTCCGGACAGATCCTTTTTGAAAGGTGGTCCATTGGTCTTTACAATGTT GTATTTACAGCCGCGCCTCCATTAGCTATGGGACTTTTTGATAAAGTATGTTCCGCAGAAACCCATTTAGCTCATCCTGGATTATACGCTACTAGAAATTCTGGGGTAGCGTCATTTAATATTAag GTATTTTGGGTATGGATTGCGAATGCTTTAATTCATTCATCTTTGCTTTATTGGTTGTCATTGATGGCATTGAAAGAAGGTGTGGTATGGTCAAACGGTAGAAATGGTGGTTACCTCGTTCTGGGAAATTTTGTATACACT TATGTTGTAGTGACAGTTTGTGCGAAGGCAGGATTAATCATGAACTCTTGGACGTGGGTTACTCATTTAGCAACGTGGGGATCTATTTTACTTtggtttttatttatttttatatatag TAACTTTTGGCCTACATTAAATGTGGGTGCTGTAATGCTAGGCAATGATAGAATGTTGTTTTCCTCGCCTGTATTTTGGCTGGGTTTGGTACTTATACCGTTAGCAGTATTGCTACTGGATGTCACTGTTAAGGC TGTGAAAAATACAGTTTGGAAATCGGTGACTACGGCAGCTAGAGAAAACGAGATCAGGAAATCAGACCCTGGGGAAATATTCAACAGCCATGATTATAGAAGCTC
- the ATP8A gene encoding ATPase phospholipid transporting 8A1 isoform X6 gives MARAPLHSMQPAARGNPRVPSPGSLRPFTPPDLSSIPHMDATPLHGSGVRSNSSSVSGRANESGAQEQTGPYIIGSPINLGSIDNVDNIGLRIDRLPSGRRSTREHIELQESAPPESTSEVGPIRAENGGSQGDDQRSSHQHDSSEERVVFVNAPHQPAKYKNNRITTAKYSILSFVPMFLFEQFRRYSNCFFLFIALMQQIPEVSPTGRYTTLVPLIFILSVSALKEIVEDIKRHRADDEINMREVEVLREGHWQWVQWRHIAVGDVVKVRNNNFFPADLILLSSSEPQGISFIETANLDGETNLKIRQAHPDTASLLDTAELMTFHANIQCEPPNRHLYEFNGVLRETNKQSVAMGPDQILLRGAMLRNTRWVFGVVVYTGHDTKLMQNNTATAPLKRSTLDRMTNTQILMLFFMLLLLCLLSAIFNVVWTKAHGNELWYLEEKINKNFGFNLLTFIILFNNLIPISLQVTLEVVRYVQATFINMDIEMYHAESDTPAMARTSNLNEELGLVNYVFTDKTGTLTKNVMEFKRCSIGGKVYDLPIPMNGDEGGSNINSELIRDIMEGRSVQDSSRPADKKVVNHSKVVDEFMIMLSVCHTVIPEKIDDTIIYHAASPDERALVDGARKFNYVFDNRTPTYVEVIALGERLRYEILNVIEFTSARKRMSVIVKTPDGKIKLFCKGADSVIYERLCPAPVENTDPEQISLDDFRDVTLEHLEMFATDGLRTLCFAVADIPDNFYQWWRETYHNAIISLGNREKMVENAANLIETKLRLLGATAIEDQLQDQVPETIQALLQADINVWVLTGDKQETAINIGYSCKLITHGMPLYIINEQSLDKTREVIIQRCLDFGIDLKCQNEVALVIDGSTLEFALSCDIRMDFLDLCSSCKVVICCRVSPMQKAEVVDLITSNKKAVTLAIGDGANDVAMIQKAHIGVGISGVEGLQAACASDYSIAQFRFLKRLLFVHGAWNYSRMCKLILYSFYKNICLYVIELWFAIYSGWSGQILFERWSIGLYNVVFTAAPPLAMGLFDKVCSAETHLAHPGLYATRNSGVASFNIKVFWVWIANALIHSSLLYWLSLMALKEGVVWSNGRNGGYLVLGNFVYTYVVVTVCAKAGLIMNSWTWVTHLATWGSILLWFLFIFIYSNFWPTLNVGAVMLGNDRMLFSSPVFWLGLVLIPLAVLLLDVTVKAVKNTVWKSVTTAARENEIRKSDPGEIFNSHDYRSSPVHAIADLARYGFAFSQEEGGSVTQTDVIRAYDTNLPKPGGM, from the exons ATGGCCAGG GCCCCGCTGCATTCAATGCAACCAGCTGCCAGGGGGAACCCCCGGGTTCCCAGTCCTGGCTCGTTGCGTCCCTTCACACCTCCGGATCTCTCTTCTATACCGCATATGGACGCTACACCTCTGCACGGCAGCGGTGTTCGTAGCAATTCTTCATCCGTGAGCGGACGCGCGAACGAAAGCGGGGCACAAGAGCAGACCGGGCCCTACATCATCGGCAGTCCTATCAACCTGGGGAGCATCGACAATGTCGATAACATCGGCCTACGTATAGACCGTTTGCCAAGCGGCCGACGAAGTACACGGGAGCACATCGAGCTGCAGGAGTCTGCACCACCCGAATCCACTTCTGAAG TTGGTCCAATAAGGGCGGAAAATGGCGGATCTCAAGGTGACGATCAGCGATCTTCGCATCAACACGACTCCAGCGAAGAAAGGGTGGTTTTTGTTAATGCCCCGCATCAGCCtgcgaaatataaaaataatcgcaTTACCACCGCGAAGTACTCAATTCTTTCATTTGTACCCATGTTCCTCTTTGAACAATTTCGTCGATATAGTAATTGTTTCTTCCTCTTCATCGCCCTAATGCAG CAAATCCCAGAAGTGTCACCAACAGGACGATATACAACTTTGGTTCCATTAATTTTTATTCTTAGTGTGTCTGCATTGAAAGAAATAGTTGAAGATATT AAAAGGCACAGAGCAGATGATGAAATAAATATGCGTGAAGTGGAGGTTTTGAGAGAAGGACATTGGCAGTGGGTCCAGTGGCGACATATAGCTGTTGGAGACGTGGTTAAG GTTCGCAATAACAATTTCTTCCCTGCTGATTTGATCTTATTATCATCATCAGAGCCACAGGGTATATCTTTCATAGAGACTGCCAATTTGGATGGAGAGACAAATTTAAAGATTCGACAAGCCCATCCTGACACTGCCAGTCTCTTGGATACTGCAGAATTAATGACTTTTCATGCAAATATTCAATGTGAACCGCCAAACAGGCATCTATATGAATTTAATGGCGTGTTACGTGAAACTAATAAACA aAGTGTTGCTATGGGACCTGATCAAATATTACTTCGAGGTGCAATGTTAAGAAACACACGTTGGGTGTTTGGTGTAGTAGTCTACACTGGTCATGATACGAAACTTATGCAGAATAATACTGCAACTGCACCTTTGAAAAGGTCCACTTTAGATCGGATGACCAATACACAGATACTCATGCTATTCTTTATGCTTCTTTTACTGTGCCTCCTATCTGCAATATTTAATGTTGTATGGACGAAGGCACACGGCAATGAATTATGGTATTTAGAAG aaaaaataaataagaatTTTGGGTTTAATCTTCTAacgtttattattttgtttaataatttaataccaATTTCCTTACAAGTTACACTAGAAGTTGTAAGATACGTTCAGGCTACATTTATTAATATGGACATTGAGATGTATCATGCAGAATCAGATACACCTGCGATGGCTCGTACAAGTAATCTTAACGAAGAACTTGGTTTGGTTAATTATGTTTTTACTGACAAAACTGGTACATTGACAAAAAATGTAATGGAATTTAAAAGATGTTCAATCGGTGGCAAGGTGTACGA CTTGCCGATTCCTATGAATGGCGATGAAGGTGGTAGTAATATTAATAGCGAATTAATTAGAGATATCATGGAAGGAAGATCGGTACAAGATTCTTCTCGACCTGCTGATAAAAAGGTTGTGAATCATTCAAAAGTAGTGGATGAATTCATGATCATGCTTTCAGTGTGTCATACTGTTATTCCAGAAAAGATAGATGATACTATTATTTATCATGCTGCATCTCCTG ATGAAAGAGCCTTGGTAGATGGAGCACGTAAATTTAATTATGTGTTCGATAATAGAACACCAACATATGTGGAAGTAATAGCTTTGGGTGAAAGATTACGATACGAAATATTAAATGTGATAGAGTTCACATCAGCTAGGAAAAGAATGTCCGTTATTGTAAAAACACCAGATGGAAAAATTAAACTCTTTTGTAAAGGGGCTGATTCTGTTATTTACGAGAGATTATGTCCAGCACCTGTAGAAAATACTGATCCGGAACAAATCAGTTTAGATGATTTTCGAGATGTAACATTGGAGCATCTGGAAATGTTTGCAACGGATGGCTTACGAACACTTTGTTTTGCCGTTGCTGATATACCTGACAATTTTTATCAA TGGTGGCGTGAAACCTATCATAACGCAATAATCAGTTTAGGAAACCGTGAAAAAATGGTAGAAAATGCTGCTAATcttattgaaacaaaattacGATTATTAGGAGCTACAGCTATCGAAGATCAATTGCAAGATCAG GTGCCAGAAACAATACAAGCTCTTTTACAAGCTGATATTAATGTATGGGTATTAACTGGAGACAAGCAGGAAACTGCTATCAATATTGGATATTCTTGTAAATTAATTACTCATGGAATGCCGTTGTATATTATTAATGAACAATCTCTAGAT AAAACAAGAGAGGTGATCATACAACGTTGTCTTGATTTTGGGATCGATTTGAAATGTCAAAATGAGGTAGCACTTGTCATAGATGGAAGTACTTTAGAATTCGCATTATCCTGTGATATTAGAATGGACTTTTTGGATTTATGTTCGTCTTGCAAAGTTGTTATTTGTTGTAGAGTTTCGCCAATGCAGAAAGCTGAG GTTGTTGATTTAATTACAAGTAATAAAAAGGCTGTAACTCTCGCAATTGGAGACGgtgcaaatgatgtagctatGATCCAAAAGGCTCATATTGGTGTTG GAATTTCTGGCGTTGAAGGTCTTCAAGCAGCTTGTGCTTCTGACTATTCTATTGCACAGTTTCGTTTTCTGAAACGTTTATTGTTTGTCCACGGTGCATGGAACTACAGCAGAATGTGTAAACtgatattatattcattttacaAGAATATTTGCCTGTACGTCATTGAACTATGGTTCGCTATTTATTCCGGCTGGTCCGGACAGATCCTTTTTGAAAGGTGGTCCATTGGTCTTTACAATGTT GTATTTACAGCCGCGCCTCCATTAGCTATGGGACTTTTTGATAAAGTATGTTCCGCAGAAACCCATTTAGCTCATCCTGGATTATACGCTACTAGAAATTCTGGGGTAGCGTCATTTAATATTAag GTATTTTGGGTATGGATTGCGAATGCTTTAATTCATTCATCTTTGCTTTATTGGTTGTCATTGATGGCATTGAAAGAAGGTGTGGTATGGTCAAACGGTAGAAATGGTGGTTACCTCGTTCTGGGAAATTTTGTATACACT TATGTTGTAGTGACAGTTTGTGCGAAGGCAGGATTAATCATGAACTCTTGGACGTGGGTTACTCATTTAGCAACGTGGGGATCTATTTTACTTtggtttttatttatttttatatatag TAACTTTTGGCCTACATTAAATGTGGGTGCTGTAATGCTAGGCAATGATAGAATGTTGTTTTCCTCGCCTGTATTTTGGCTGGGTTTGGTACTTATACCGTTAGCAGTATTGCTACTGGATGTCACTGTTAAGGC TGTGAAAAATACAGTTTGGAAATCGGTGACTACGGCAGCTAGAGAAAACGAGATCAGGAAATCAGACCCTGGGGAAATATTCAACAGCCATGATTATAGAAGCTC